ATCAGCTCCTCCGGGGTTATGTCCCCTTTTCTGTAGTCCCCTACCGTCGATCCCCTGTCCATGAGGACGAACCTGTCGGCTACCTTGTAGACGTGTCCAAGATCGTGGCTGATTACGATGCAGGATCGCCCGTCCTCCCTGATGGACCCTATAAACGACAGGACCTTCTCCACCTCGCTCAGAGCCAGGGCTGTGGTGGGCTCGTCCAAAACTATTATGTCCGCTCCGAAGTGCATTGCCCTGCCTATGGCCAGGCCCTGTCTCTCGCCTCCCGAGAGGGTCTCGACGCTGGCGTCAGGGCTGAGCCCGGCCCCTCTGAGTCCCAGCACCGACGAGAGGAGCTCCATGGTCTCCATCTTCTCCCTCTTCACGTCTATGAGCCCCCAGCGGTTTAGCCTGTGTCTGCCTATGAAGACGTTTCTCCAAAGGGGCTGTCTCTCCCCTAGAGACCTCTCCTGATAGACAGTCTCGACCCCTAGGGCTCTGGCGACGGTCACGTCGTAGGTCTTAAAGTCTATCTCCCTGTCCTTTATCTCCATAGATCCACAGTCTGCGCTGTGAAACCCCGAGAGTATCTTTATGAGCGTGGATTTTCCCGCCCCGTTGTCACCTAAAAGGGCGACGACCTCCCCTGGGTTGAGCCGAAAGTCCACCTGTTTAAGGGCCTCCACCGAACCAAAGGACTTGCCGATGCCCTTCATCTCCACCATTGCCTCCAAAGTTCCACCTCCATATAAAGGTTCAGGGGACGGAAAGGTCCGCCCCCTGTCAGTTTACCCTATTTTGCGTCCTATCTTATCCCCTGGGCAGCCAGAGGGGCTATTTTCTCCACGTTCTCCGCCGAGACGAAGCCGCCGCCGGTGTCAACCACCAGTCCGCCGAAGCCGTATTTCTTGGTCTGGACCACCTGAAGCACCGACAGGTATCCCAGGAGGTAGGG
The uncultured Dethiosulfovibrio sp. genome window above contains:
- a CDS encoding ATP-binding cassette domain-containing protein, with the translated sequence MVEMKGIGKSFGSVEALKQVDFRLNPGEVVALLGDNGAGKSTLIKILSGFHSADCGSMEIKDREIDFKTYDVTVARALGVETVYQERSLGERQPLWRNVFIGRHRLNRWGLIDVKREKMETMELLSSVLGLRGAGLSPDASVETLSGGERQGLAIGRAMHFGADIIVLDEPTTALALSEVEKVLSFIGSIREDGRSCIVISHDLGHVYKVADRFVLMDRGSTVGDYRKGDITPEELMAKMIGLNGEAKL